A segment of the Camelus bactrianus isolate YW-2024 breed Bactrian camel chromosome 22, ASM4877302v1, whole genome shotgun sequence genome:
AACACGTGGACCACTTTGGAGCAGGCTGTCAGTATTGGGGAGGTGGTACACGTAGGGGAAGTGGGTACATGGAAACTCTCTGCACTATGTGCTCAAGTTgatgtaaacctaaaactgctctaaaaataaagttcattcatttcttgttttaaaaattcagggtTGTATCTGTCAGTGGGAGGAGAAGAGGGTGATAAAAATTGAGGAAGAGTTGCATTCTACAATGATggcattgctttatttttaacttcaggGTAGGTCCATGCATGGCTATTATGTTACTCTTCATGCAGACCTACACATACATTTTAAGCACTACTTTGTATATGatattttaacaattaaaattgAGGAAAGGACCTTCCATATTCCTAATTCTAATTCTAATTTCCCATGTTTACTATGAGTGTCATGTGAGCATATTAGAggcaggatttctttctcttctcagaaAGAAAGGCTTCCTTACTGATCAAGGTCAAATCTCTCTCAGTTATTTCAAACCACTGGGATAATCTAATCATGGCATTTTTACAGATGGTGAAGCTGAGTATTGTGGATGAAGATGTTGCCCCACACATGTCCAGTTTACTAGTGACCAGTCTCAGGAATTCCTGAGCTGGAGTATAAAAGATCAACCACCATGTCACACAGTAGGCTTCACTCTGGGGTGCAATTCACATGGTGCTATTCATGCAGTCAGGCAGATTCTAGTCTCTGCTATTATCATGGACCTGTTTAAATCCTTCCCTTGACCTATCCACCTTTACCACTTCCCTTGTGCTGAAGACATTGCCCACAAAATCACTATTCCAAGAACATGTGCCTCAGATTCAGCTTCTATAGACCCTAACCAAATACTTATCTTAGAGAACAGAAATCTTGTATTAAACAtcaaagagctaaaaaaaaaaaagctcaagtcAGGTTTTAACCGTAAGTTAAAATGCACTTAGCCATTGTGTTATCTATTTGtttaagtagaaattatgatGGATGGGTCAGGCACTCTAGCTCATTATTTTCCTTAACTTTGATTTAGTCTAGTGAAACTGATCCCAAATCTGATGATATAATCACAGAAAAGAGGGTACCCTCCCAATGAGTCTCCTCAAAGCTCCCTTCATGTCTCTGTTCCTCAGGCTGTAGATGAAGGGGTTCATCATGGGAGTGACCACCGTGTACATCAGTGAAGCCACTGCAGTCTTCCTGGAAGAGTCAGTAACTGCAGAACTGATGTACACCCCAAAAGCTGTCCCGTAGAACAAGGAGACAACTGAGAGATGAGAACCACAAGTGGAAAAAGCTTTATACCTTCTGCCCGCTGATGGCATTCTCAAAACAGAGGAGACAATTTGAATATAAGAGAAAATTATTCCACAAAGGGGAACACCAGCAAACATGTAAGCTGCAAAATATATCAGGATGTTATTGAGGAGGGTATCAGAACATGCCAGTTTGATGACCTGAACAACTTCACAGAAGAAGAGGGGGATCTCCAGGTCTGCGCAGAAAGACAGTCGCAGCACCATCAGACCGTGGAGCAGGGCGTCCGCAGTGCTAATGAACATGGAGAGCAGAACCAGCAGAACACAGAGGCGAGGCTTCATGATGACTGTGTATCTCAGTGGGTGACAAATagccacatagcggtcataggccatcactaaaaggagaaaattatcccaacaaacaaaagtcaggACGAAGCAGATCTGAGTGATGCAGCCTGTGTACGTGATGCTCTGAGTCTGTGCTTGGATGTTCACCAGGATCTTTGGCAGCAGGGTTGTGCTTAAACAGATGTCAGTAAAGGACAGACTGGAGAGAAAGAAGTACATGGGCGTGTGGAGGTGGGAGTCAGAGAGGACAGCCAGAACAATGAGCAGGTTTCCCAGGACCGTGACCAGGTACATGGACAGGAACAGTCTGAAGAAGACGATCTTTAGTTCTGGATCCTCTGTCAGTCTCAGGAGAAGAAATTCTGAAACATCTGTTTGGTTTCTGAGTTCCATGCTGTTGATGAATCTGATGGGAAGGATGTGGTCCCTAATCAGCAGCATGAGCATCACAAGAGGCAAACACCATCCTGAGAAGGGAAGGGATGGATGGGAGGGATGCCTTCCATATGCATGTCACTTTGAAAAAAAGACCTGAAGTTAATAAAGGAGCGTGTCAACATTTGTGAATTCTGGAAAGGGTTGAgaaatggtcatttaaaaaatcacactaTCTGTGCTTTTCTGATTATTTCAAACATTTGGTAACTTTATTGAGAGACTCAGGTAGTCAGGCTGATGAGTCTGTCTGGATGGCCACCTCTTTCCGAGAACTCAAAGCCTGCAACAGAGACAATACAAAGGTGTGTTTAAAACCCAGAACTTgaggggaggtatagctcagtggtagagcacatgctcagcatgcatgaggtcctgggttcaatccccagtacctcctctaaaaataaacaaataaacctaattacctcccccatcaacaaaaaattttaagaaataaataataataataataaaaaaaagaaaacccagaactGGAAGATATGGTGAAACTGCCCAAGACTCCTTCTCCTCGAAACTGCTACAAAGCTGAACTTAAACAGTAGCAACGACTGAAGCAATCATCATGTTTGTAAATGAGCCTATTCCTGCTGAGGAAAACAGTCTTCGCTATTGGGCACAGCAAGTAGGAGACTCAACAGAAGGAGAGCTGTTTGAGGATTGCAGGAGGTTCAAGGGAACATGTCAAGATAGAAGACAGGCAAGAGGCAAGTGAATGCCTTGGTTCTAAACATTTTATGCATGTACTCTCCTCATGGTTTCCCCTGGATAAATTTGTAGTAAAACACCTGCCCTCACTTCCCAACATCAAAGGAGGAAATTAGGTTACCTGGATGATGTCACCGTGCAAGGATGGACTCTCTCCTAGAGATGCATCTCTCCTAGATGTTGAATGACGGAGACTGAAGCTCTATGAGAGGAGAGGAGCTGAGTGAAGCACCAGGCTCCTGGGCTACAGGGATCATCTCCGGGAGGAGGCATAGGTGTACTGTTTCTTTACCAGCGAAGGGCTATTGAGTGAGGTTGTCACACACAATTTCTAGTCTCTGTACCTCTGGAGGATCAATATCCAAAGGTCCTCATTAGCCAAATGATTTTATCATTTGGATGGCAGGGCAGTACAAATTCTTAAAGACCAAGAAGATATAATGGAAAAATCCAAAGTGGTTGTTGATTCCCTGATGCTTATGAGGCCAAATGTTCACCTTTCACTTCTCCACCTGTTTCTGCTCACATCTGTTTCACGTACAATGCAACACTGTGATGTGGACACATCATCCTTCTTTAACTGAATTCCAGTATTcctttttcacacacacaaaaaagatacaACCAATGCATATCTATGTAATCAATGATATTAGAAAGCCTGGTTATAATTGTAGGTgtgaaatttatttacttatttcaggtttataagaaggaatgaaattctgacacatgctacaacatgaataaaccttgaaaacattaggcTACATGAAATAAGGTAGgcagaaaaggacaaatattgtatgatttcagttataAAGTACCTAGAATAGGTAAATTCATAAAGATAGAAAGTAGAACGGTGGTTagaggggagcaggggagaaGGACTGACTTTTGAAGAGTACTGGAATATATTAAACGTTTATTTCTGTACTGAGAATAAAGTCACATTGATATTGATGGGGTGATAttgaaatatttggaaatactTCACTGGAAGTTTATTTGCCCTGATTTTTTCATTATATTGGAAGAACAATtctgaattttaattctttttaaaaaaatttttaattgaagtatcatgagttacaatgtgtcaatcgctggtgtacagctcaatgtcccagtcatgcatatatatacatatatttgttttcatcaaattttcatTCTTGAGTCACTTGTTTTAATTGCTTACATTTAAAATGCTTGAATGTCTCAGTCTTTAACTTTTAGATTGTGTTATCCTCTTAAGAaatgcttaacttctctgaggtcATAAAAATACCTTCATATACTGTCTTCTGAAATATTTAATCATTTGACATGTGTGTTTAACCCATTCTGGAACTAGGAATGGGAAAACTGAGAAGCTAAACTCACTCCACCCCAGCCccattcacacatacacacacacaaacccaaccccaaccaaaaacaaaaaaataaaaaaaggagggaaactagagaaatatagaatatcttcCAGATTTCTGGAAGGGATAATTCATGCTCAGGTGGAGAAGGATTCCCTGGAATTTAGAAGACAGAGTAGGACAGGAACCATAAGTGATGAAAGCTGATTGCAAATTGGATGGACGCAGGAAAGTGCATATAGGAAGAAAAGGATCAAAAATTTGGAATCTCATTTATAACCTAACTCCACTGAACCTTCTCTTACCTCTTGGATGTCCTCCAGACAGGCTggttaaaaatagataaattgttCAATGCACTTCTCACTGCATTTATTGGGGGCACTTCAGATTACAC
Coding sequences within it:
- the LOC105068416 gene encoding olfactory receptor 7G1-like: MELRNQTDVSEFLLLRLTEDPELKIVFFRLFLSMYLVTVLGNLLIVLAVLSDSHLHTPMYFFLSSLSFTDICLSTTLLPKILVNIQAQTQSITYTGCITQICFVLTFVCWDNFLLLVMAYDRYVAICHPLRYTVIMKPRLCVLLVLLSMFISTADALLHGLMVLRLSFCADLEIPLFFCEVVQVIKLACSDTLLNNILIYFAAYMFAGVPLCGIIFSYIQIVSSVLRMPSAGRRYKAFSTCGSHLSVVSLFYGTAFGVYISSAVTDSSRKTAVASLMYTVVTPMMNPFIYSLRNRDMKGALRRLIGRVPSFL